A genomic segment from Halobacteriovorax sp. DA5 encodes:
- a CDS encoding fatty acid desaturase — MRETTIKRDDIHLMKEILKNHHALKKGRIWFDLLSNALIGWSAFFYTCFHFNIFTFILAIFFIYRGTILVHEVSHIAKKVKGYRTAFNILFGWPNAYPVYLGDAHLFHHGKKTYGTERDPEYKYISEFRFLTLTRPFLASVALPIIQVIRFGILPLTYIFLNTEQKKWVYQNISTLAFSMDYKRPIRNEKKDIARMVRNDLMCVLYKVAIGLLIFLEVLPLQTIWIWFSIVVISSTLNMYRALFNHLYANESLVPMTWEEHLLDTVTIESGLSSFFIFVNGLNYHAIHHLFPELPYTNLAAAHKELMEKLPADHIYKSNTYSSIFHVLVTSLSIQRFDKEMIRP; from the coding sequence ATGAGAGAGACAACTATCAAAAGAGATGACATTCATTTAATGAAGGAGATCTTAAAGAACCATCATGCCTTAAAAAAAGGTAGGATTTGGTTTGACCTTCTTTCTAATGCTCTAATTGGATGGAGTGCTTTCTTTTATACTTGTTTTCACTTTAATATCTTCACATTCATTCTTGCTATCTTCTTTATCTATCGTGGAACGATCTTAGTCCATGAAGTAAGTCATATTGCAAAGAAGGTAAAAGGCTATCGTACAGCCTTTAATATCCTGTTTGGATGGCCTAATGCTTATCCTGTCTATCTTGGAGATGCCCATCTTTTTCACCATGGTAAGAAAACATATGGCACTGAAAGAGACCCTGAATATAAGTATATTTCTGAGTTTCGATTCCTAACCTTAACAAGGCCGTTCTTAGCTTCAGTTGCTTTACCTATCATTCAAGTCATCCGTTTTGGAATTCTCCCTCTGACATATATCTTTTTAAATACAGAACAAAAGAAATGGGTCTATCAGAATATTTCAACTCTTGCATTTTCGATGGACTATAAAAGGCCAATAAGAAATGAAAAAAAAGATATTGCTCGCATGGTAAGAAATGATCTTATGTGTGTACTTTATAAAGTTGCAATTGGACTATTGATTTTCCTGGAAGTTCTTCCTTTGCAGACGATATGGATTTGGTTTTCAATCGTTGTGATTTCTTCGACGCTGAATATGTATCGAGCACTCTTTAATCATCTCTATGCGAACGAGAGTCTTGTTCCGATGACATGGGAGGAGCATTTACTTGATACAGTGACAATTGAGTCTGGATTAAGTTCATTTTTCATCTTTGTTAATGGACTTAATTATCATGCTATTCACCACCTCTTTCCAGAGCTGCCGTATACGAATTTAGCAGCTGCCCATAAAGAGTTAATGGAGAAACTTCCTGCGGATCATATTTATAAAAGTAATACTTATTCTAGTATTTTCCATGTTTTAGTGACTTCTCTCTCAATACAAAGATTTGACAAAGAAATGATTAGGCCATAA
- the acs gene encoding acetate--CoA ligase: MDIRLKTFEEYEAAYEQAKNNPTEYWGSIAENFKFSKKWDEVTLGNFKDGDIRWFHGAKLNITENCLDRHLATKGDKKAMVFVSNDPNEANQEFTYKELHAQVCKTANMLEGLGVKKGDRVCIYMSMVPELMFTVLACARIGAIHSVVFGGFSAQALAGRVEDAQCSVLVTNDGGLRGTKVTELKPIVDEALEDSACKSVKTVIVHKRAGNEVAMKEGRDIWWHDVFDKASDKHEAPQHDAEDPLFILYTSGSTGTPKGVLHTQAGYMVWAAYTFANVFQVEENDMYWCTADIGWITGHTYITYGPLLNGATTMMFEGVPTYPDAGRFWDIVEKNKVTHFYTAPTAVRALMAAGDDVPAKYDLSTLKVLGSVGEPINAEAWHWYNEFIGKKKCPIVDTWWQTETGGILISPLAGLTKTKPCKATLPLPGIVPVLVDDNGHEIGETMAEGKLCIKYPWPGMLRTVYKNHERFMNAYLRTYKGYYFSGDGAKRDVEGYFRITGRVDDVINVSGHRFGTAEIENAIGKNHAIAESAVVGFPHDVKGEGIYAYVVTNLTDEAEVTKLINATVVKEIGAVARPDKIQIVPGLPKTRSGKIMRRILRKIAAHDFNNFGDTSTLLDPSVVEEIKNGVK, translated from the coding sequence ATGGATATTCGTTTAAAGACTTTCGAAGAATATGAAGCTGCCTATGAGCAGGCCAAAAATAATCCAACAGAATACTGGGGATCTATTGCAGAAAATTTTAAATTTTCTAAGAAGTGGGATGAAGTAACTCTAGGTAATTTTAAAGACGGAGATATCCGTTGGTTCCATGGAGCAAAATTAAATATCACAGAAAATTGTCTTGATCGCCATCTTGCAACGAAGGGTGATAAGAAAGCGATGGTCTTTGTGTCCAACGATCCGAATGAAGCCAATCAAGAATTTACTTATAAAGAACTTCACGCTCAAGTTTGTAAAACAGCAAATATGCTAGAAGGGCTTGGCGTAAAAAAAGGGGATCGCGTTTGTATTTATATGTCGATGGTTCCAGAGCTTATGTTTACTGTTCTTGCCTGTGCAAGAATTGGTGCCATCCACTCAGTTGTCTTCGGTGGATTTTCTGCACAAGCACTTGCTGGAAGAGTTGAAGATGCTCAGTGTAGTGTTCTTGTCACTAACGATGGGGGACTTCGCGGAACGAAAGTGACAGAGCTTAAGCCTATTGTTGATGAGGCCCTAGAAGATAGTGCATGTAAGAGTGTAAAAACTGTCATCGTTCATAAGCGCGCTGGAAATGAAGTGGCCATGAAAGAGGGACGCGATATTTGGTGGCATGATGTTTTTGATAAAGCATCAGACAAACACGAGGCACCTCAGCATGATGCCGAAGATCCATTATTCATTCTTTATACTTCTGGTTCAACAGGAACACCTAAGGGAGTTCTTCATACTCAAGCTGGGTATATGGTTTGGGCAGCATATACTTTTGCAAACGTTTTTCAGGTAGAAGAAAATGATATGTACTGGTGTACTGCCGACATTGGCTGGATCACTGGTCATACGTACATTACTTATGGGCCACTTCTAAACGGCGCCACAACAATGATGTTTGAAGGTGTTCCAACATATCCAGATGCGGGACGTTTTTGGGACATTGTTGAAAAGAATAAGGTAACACATTTCTATACAGCACCAACTGCGGTTCGTGCCCTTATGGCCGCGGGAGATGATGTACCTGCTAAGTATGATCTTTCAACTCTTAAGGTTCTAGGTTCAGTTGGTGAGCCAATTAATGCGGAAGCTTGGCATTGGTATAATGAGTTTATTGGAAAGAAGAAATGCCCAATTGTTGATACTTGGTGGCAGACTGAAACTGGTGGGATTTTAATCTCTCCACTTGCAGGGCTTACGAAAACAAAACCATGTAAGGCAACTCTTCCTCTTCCGGGAATTGTTCCAGTGTTAGTTGATGATAATGGGCATGAAATTGGTGAAACAATGGCCGAAGGAAAGCTTTGTATTAAGTATCCGTGGCCAGGAATGCTACGTACGGTTTACAAGAATCATGAGCGTTTTATGAATGCTTATCTCAGAACGTACAAAGGCTATTACTTTTCAGGTGATGGCGCAAAACGTGATGTTGAAGGATATTTTAGAATCACTGGACGTGTTGACGATGTTATCAATGTTTCAGGACACCGCTTTGGAACGGCCGAAATTGAAAATGCTATTGGTAAGAATCATGCCATCGCTGAAAGTGCTGTTGTCGGTTTTCCACATGACGTTAAAGGTGAGGGGATCTACGCATACGTTGTAACTAATCTTACTGACGAGGCCGAGGTAACAAAGCTTATTAACGCAACTGTTGTAAAAGAAATCGGTGCTGTTGCTCGCCCAGATAAAATTCAAATTGTTCCAGGACTTCCAAAAACTCGCTCTGGAAAAATTATGCGTCGAATACTTAGAAAGATTGCGGCCCATGACTTCAATAACTTTGGCGATACTTCAACACTTCTTGATCCATCAGTGGTTGAAGAAATTAAAAATGGTGTGAAGTAG
- a CDS encoding serine/threonine protein kinase, translated as MTDYVWGSEETQYFFQLNPEAILDAIDAVGFKTTGRCLPLNSIENRVYEIEVDRPEAEIKSPSDNFIVAKFYRPGRWTKDQIIDEHDFIKDLDDAEIPVIAPLKIDGTTIFEMPNHKIFYCLYEKRGGRNPEEMNIEQLEIMGRSLARIHSVGALKSADHRIKLTPETYGVANLKFLASTNYIPTDIREHFITICEQIIAESKPLFENVSYQRVHGDFHKGNIILRGDDSFFVDFDDMVMGPVVQDVWPICPGDDQQSVIDRNIFLEAYDSIRSFPYEQLKLIPSLRALRLIHFSAWIAKRWDDPSFKYTFGYFESPNYWYGQMNDLRALLSKIIEVKNPYQY; from the coding sequence ATGACTGATTATGTATGGGGTAGTGAAGAAACCCAATATTTCTTCCAATTGAATCCAGAGGCCATTCTAGACGCTATTGATGCTGTCGGTTTTAAGACAACAGGGCGTTGCCTACCACTAAATAGTATTGAAAACCGCGTTTATGAGATTGAGGTGGATCGCCCAGAAGCAGAGATTAAGTCTCCAAGTGATAATTTCATTGTGGCCAAGTTCTACCGTCCTGGACGCTGGACGAAAGATCAGATCATTGATGAGCATGACTTCATAAAGGATCTAGATGATGCGGAGATTCCTGTAATTGCTCCACTTAAAATTGACGGCACAACTATCTTTGAAATGCCGAACCACAAAATTTTCTATTGTCTCTATGAAAAGAGAGGGGGACGAAACCCTGAAGAGATGAATATCGAGCAGCTTGAAATTATGGGCCGCTCACTTGCTCGTATTCACAGTGTTGGTGCCTTAAAAAGTGCTGATCACAGAATTAAGCTTACTCCTGAGACGTATGGAGTCGCTAACTTAAAGTTCTTAGCTTCGACAAATTATATTCCAACTGATATTCGCGAGCACTTCATTACAATTTGCGAACAAATCATTGCTGAATCAAAACCACTTTTTGAAAATGTAAGTTATCAAAGAGTTCACGGAGACTTTCATAAGGGTAATATCATCCTTCGAGGGGATGACTCATTCTTTGTTGATTTTGACGATATGGTAATGGGCCCAGTGGTTCAAGATGTTTGGCCTATTTGCCCTGGGGATGACCAACAGTCTGTCATTGATCGCAATATCTTTCTAGAAGCCTACGATAGCATTCGCTCATTTCCATACGAGCAACTAAAGCTCATTCCTTCTCTTCGTGCATTAAGGCTAATACACTTTAGTGCCTGGATAGCAAAGCGCTGGGATGACCCTTCATTCAAGTATACTTTTGGCTATTTTGAATCGCCAAATTACTGGTATGGGCAGATGAATGATTTAAGGGCCTTACTATCTAAGATAATAGAAGTTAAGAATCCTTACCAGTACTAG
- a CDS encoding DUF4430 domain-containing protein, translating to MYKFALLALISTFSFAATFEFVGPCKRGALFKTEMQLKKGSTVGSATIDLLNNFGIAYKGTQRAMNSIFDTPTGLDAMEVLSDTQMNAHGWCYSVNGQSPEVYPDEVPIGNGDHVMWWFGYAHYDSGEWLTQCEPTWMRAPSQFCN from the coding sequence ATGTACAAATTTGCACTTTTAGCACTTATTTCAACTTTTAGCTTTGCCGCAACTTTTGAATTTGTTGGCCCTTGTAAAAGAGGAGCTCTTTTTAAGACTGAGATGCAGCTTAAAAAAGGTTCAACTGTAGGAAGTGCTACGATTGATCTTCTCAATAATTTTGGTATTGCTTATAAAGGAACTCAAAGAGCAATGAACTCGATCTTTGATACGCCAACAGGACTTGATGCCATGGAAGTCTTAAGTGATACACAAATGAATGCTCACGGTTGGTGCTATTCTGTTAATGGCCAAAGCCCAGAAGTATATCCAGATGAAGTTCCAATAGGAAATGGTGATCATGTGATGTGGTGGTTTGGTTATGCTCACTACGATAGTGGAGAATGGCTAACTCAGTGTGAACCAACTTGGATGCGTGCACCTTCTCAGTTTTGTAACTAA
- a CDS encoding YdiU family protein, translated as MIKLETAYKGLREFKNLTGRPQQTPGAHFSRVTPEKSPAPKELCWSGDLARAMGITEEHKSSWLSLLSGNQESYNPAPIATRYGGHQFGHWAGQLGDGRAMTLGLYEGLEVQLKGAGLTPYSRGADGKAVLRSSLREYICSEAMYNLGVPTTRALCLVETGEQVLRDMFYDGNAAYEKGAICTRVAPSFLRFGHYQIHAANHELEELTELVNFTIDNYFPGMSIAQMFKEVVRRSAFLMSEWMRVGFVHGVMNTDNLSMLGLTIDYGPYGWLDRFDPNWTPNTTDFRERRYRFINQVSIAYWNLAQLKEALQAVCLESLDEALDQYPEYFHSFYQESVAKKLGLKTCSREFIDELFDLKYELQADMTLFYRTLMSVMEGKDISWQDAFYKSLSDADLRRINTWVTKWQREQKLQRIDPMIAFGIMNEVNPAFIPRNYIVQMVLDDLEKGDETSLRNLEKAIANPYELNEFTRPFLVKAPDWSTSRPGCSTLSCSS; from the coding sequence ATGATTAAGTTAGAAACTGCATATAAAGGACTACGTGAGTTTAAAAATCTCACAGGTCGTCCACAACAAACTCCTGGTGCACACTTTAGTCGTGTCACACCAGAAAAATCCCCAGCTCCTAAAGAGCTTTGCTGGTCTGGCGATCTTGCTAGGGCCATGGGAATAACTGAAGAACATAAGTCATCTTGGCTTTCTCTGCTAAGTGGCAACCAAGAATCATATAATCCAGCTCCAATTGCAACTCGCTATGGTGGTCATCAATTTGGTCACTGGGCCGGCCAGCTAGGTGATGGCCGTGCCATGACTTTAGGTCTTTATGAAGGACTTGAAGTACAACTAAAAGGAGCAGGTCTGACTCCTTATTCAAGAGGTGCCGATGGTAAGGCAGTTCTTCGCTCATCTTTAAGAGAGTATATTTGTTCGGAGGCCATGTATAATTTGGGTGTTCCAACAACCAGAGCACTATGTCTTGTTGAAACAGGTGAACAAGTCTTACGTGATATGTTCTATGATGGAAATGCTGCTTATGAAAAAGGTGCTATTTGCACAAGAGTTGCTCCTAGCTTTCTTCGCTTTGGGCACTATCAGATCCATGCGGCCAATCACGAATTAGAAGAGTTGACTGAGCTCGTAAACTTTACGATTGATAATTACTTTCCAGGCATGAGCATTGCCCAAATGTTTAAAGAAGTTGTGCGCAGAAGTGCATTTCTTATGAGTGAGTGGATGCGTGTGGGCTTCGTCCACGGTGTCATGAATACTGATAACCTTTCAATGTTAGGACTAACAATTGATTACGGGCCGTATGGTTGGCTTGATCGCTTCGATCCAAATTGGACGCCAAATACGACGGACTTTAGAGAAAGACGCTACCGTTTTATTAATCAAGTAAGTATTGCATATTGGAACCTTGCTCAGCTTAAAGAGGCCCTGCAAGCAGTTTGCCTTGAAAGTTTAGATGAAGCTCTAGATCAATACCCTGAGTATTTTCACAGCTTCTATCAGGAGAGTGTGGCAAAGAAACTAGGACTTAAAACTTGTTCTCGAGAATTTATCGATGAGCTCTTTGATTTAAAATATGAGCTACAGGCCGATATGACTCTTTTCTACCGTACTCTTATGAGTGTGATGGAAGGCAAGGATATTTCTTGGCAAGATGCTTTCTATAAAAGCTTAAGTGATGCAGATCTTAGACGAATTAATACTTGGGTCACTAAATGGCAAAGAGAGCAGAAACTTCAAAGAATTGATCCAATGATTGCATTTGGAATTATGAATGAAGTGAATCCTGCTTTTATTCCGCGTAACTATATTGTTCAGATGGTTTTAGATGATTTAGAAAAAGGGGATGAGACATCTCTTAGAAATCTTGAAAAGGCCATTGCTAATCCATATGAGTTAAATGAATTCACAAGACCTTTTCTTGTTAAGGCACCTGATTGGTCCACATCAAGGCCAGGTTGCTCGACACTAAGTTGTTCGAGCTAG
- a CDS encoding SlyX family protein: MNNEELEKKIIALEEKFCHQDHLLGQLNEVVTKQEFIIDELVTHIRNLLANQGEDSAEQLTLDNLRDFKPPHY; encoded by the coding sequence ATGAATAATGAAGAACTTGAAAAGAAAATAATCGCATTAGAAGAAAAGTTTTGTCACCAAGATCATTTACTTGGCCAACTAAACGAAGTTGTCACGAAACAAGAATTTATCATTGATGAACTTGTCACACATATTAGGAACCTCCTTGCTAATCAAGGAGAGGATTCTGCAGAGCAATTGACACTTGATAATCTTAGGGATTTCAAGCCACCACATTACTAG
- a CDS encoding TlpA disulfide reductase family protein, translating into MKKKWNIATNFISILLIGFIIYKQAPAVLNNFKKEGSTLTPQEYVDLRTNQKVDFPSKDLRDRSLAIFWATWCAPCKVEMKRLHQSVLEGKLSPDQIYAINSFENESTIRRFIGQSPYEFRFISSPYAVKTLDVKSTPTTILLEGPHVSSMSSGLSFIGIWRAEQYLAKK; encoded by the coding sequence ATGAAAAAGAAGTGGAATATTGCCACAAATTTCATCTCCATCCTTCTTATTGGGTTTATTATTTACAAGCAGGCACCTGCTGTACTCAATAACTTTAAAAAAGAAGGAAGCACTCTTACTCCACAAGAGTATGTTGACCTTCGCACAAATCAAAAAGTCGATTTCCCTAGTAAGGATTTAAGAGATAGAAGCCTTGCTATCTTTTGGGCGACATGGTGCGCTCCTTGTAAAGTGGAAATGAAACGACTTCATCAATCTGTTTTGGAGGGCAAGCTCTCGCCAGATCAGATCTATGCCATCAACTCATTTGAAAATGAATCAACAATCAGAAGATTTATCGGTCAATCTCCATACGAGTTTCGCTTTATCTCTTCACCTTACGCAGTAAAAACTCTTGATGTAAAATCAACGCCGACAACAATTCTACTTGAAGGCCCACACGTTAGTTCCATGAGTTCAGGATTAAGCTTTATTGGTATTTGGCGCGCAGAGCAATACCTTGCTAAGAAGTAG
- a CDS encoding YebC/PmpR family DNA-binding transcriptional regulator, with protein sequence MGRKWANIVKKKGALDKAKSQIYTKLLFEVTKAVKSGGDDPGSNFILKIALDKCKANNVPKDNIDRAIKKGLGGEDDGYEEINYEGYGPNGVAVFVEASTNNPTRTIANVRVHFKKAGGSIGTTGTLQYVFSRKALFEVPVADLDEDEFTLEMIDAGAEDIEVEDGYFSITGPMEVFGSISKKLEEMGITPEEATLEQIPQTFKEVDDETYLTIMKMVDGLESDEDVLKVYHNIEFDERFESL encoded by the coding sequence ATGGGAAGAAAATGGGCCAATATCGTCAAGAAGAAAGGCGCTCTTGATAAGGCAAAAAGTCAGATTTACACAAAGCTATTATTTGAAGTAACAAAAGCAGTAAAATCAGGTGGCGACGACCCAGGCTCAAACTTTATCCTTAAAATTGCTCTTGATAAGTGTAAGGCAAATAACGTTCCAAAAGATAATATTGATCGTGCCATCAAGAAAGGTCTTGGCGGAGAAGATGATGGATATGAAGAAATCAACTATGAGGGTTATGGGCCAAATGGTGTTGCGGTATTTGTAGAAGCTTCAACAAATAACCCTACTCGTACAATTGCTAACGTAAGAGTTCACTTCAAGAAGGCCGGCGGCTCAATTGGAACAACAGGTACTCTACAATATGTATTTTCTAGAAAGGCGCTTTTTGAAGTTCCAGTTGCAGACCTTGATGAAGATGAATTCACTCTTGAGATGATAGATGCTGGAGCGGAAGATATTGAAGTGGAAGATGGCTACTTTTCAATCACTGGGCCAATGGAAGTATTCGGCTCTATCTCTAAGAAATTAGAAGAGATGGGAATTACTCCAGAAGAAGCGACTCTTGAACAAATTCCACAAACATTCAAAGAAGTTGATGATGAAACGTATTTAACTATAATGAAGATGGTGGATGGCCTTGAAAGTGATGAAGACGTTCTAAAGGTTTACCACAATATTGAATTTGATGAGCGTTTCGAAAGTTTATAA
- a CDS encoding DUF5522 domain-containing protein, protein MDKAKLTYTNEQGREVKTSQFLKNRGSCCKTSCLHCPYGFTLNKHGIQSQEISVNDITKAQAIVDANQQESLSVASSLMGAAFGGSKPKKLTITESNSCDFAFVELKGEIFGLIEKGGLQAKKLYLKEQFKEQGLDLDTVNSVI, encoded by the coding sequence ATGGATAAAGCAAAACTAACATATACAAATGAACAAGGACGAGAGGTGAAAACCTCTCAGTTCTTAAAAAATCGCGGCTCTTGCTGTAAGACTTCATGTCTTCACTGCCCTTACGGCTTTACCTTAAATAAACACGGTATTCAAAGCCAAGAAATTTCAGTAAATGACATAACGAAGGCCCAGGCCATCGTCGATGCCAACCAACAAGAATCTCTATCTGTTGCCTCTTCTTTAATGGGTGCAGCTTTTGGCGGTAGCAAGCCTAAGAAATTAACAATAACAGAATCAAATTCGTGTGATTTTGCTTTTGTTGAGCTTAAGGGTGAGATTTTTGGCCTTATTGAAAAAGGTGGATTACAGGCCAAGAAGCTCTATCTCAAAGAACAATTTAAAGAGCAAGGTCTCGATCTCGATACAGTAAATTCAGTTATATAG
- a CDS encoding DUF4105 domain-containing protein, with product MKKITLLSVVLMALLSSLTTQARRDESPFERRQRERMEERRKQKELEKRANQINWGANYQDLLNENSRFFKRLFDRYENGNIVGLELVIASSSWSNIESGFGHTMLRFVDNVGTEADDVVLSFVANVDTLKLNYFKGIFGGYPVFPQVKSLRMFMDEYNNKQRRDLDRYIIISNEEIRSNIIRELKTQWEQVTKHRVETQKSVLQNTLDELNKFSTEKYGQGNYGILPLRSGTGSVFALTPVPNNLTSTFKTTVEEVFPVKYELPESSELGDYTFFSNNCAGALVNFLKQVGYPYHKKMGFKGRIPLALPDYLQRALINPYPIIKIHSLRELKDKVANILELKDETYLQYDIDTAQVKKLQKKLSLNEFRKLNEIATLDLEAFKYYASQIQETKSISFDELHGITKAPDALYEICNNSKCEQDVIKGLEEFYGTGSFSKIKEINKEKSLKSITRWKRDHDTKRRERVITRPYKGLLVNKKILDHQKRFYLLDSRW from the coding sequence ATGAAGAAGATTACTCTACTTTCAGTAGTGCTCATGGCACTTCTTAGCTCACTGACAACTCAGGCCAGACGAGACGAATCGCCTTTTGAAAGAAGGCAGCGTGAACGTATGGAGGAGCGTCGTAAGCAGAAAGAACTCGAAAAGAGGGCCAATCAAATCAATTGGGGAGCAAATTACCAAGACCTTCTAAACGAGAATTCTCGCTTCTTCAAAAGACTATTTGATCGCTATGAAAATGGAAATATCGTAGGACTTGAGCTCGTTATTGCCTCAAGCTCTTGGTCTAATATTGAAAGTGGCTTTGGCCACACAATGCTACGTTTTGTCGACAATGTAGGAACTGAAGCAGATGACGTTGTTCTAAGCTTCGTTGCAAACGTCGACACTTTAAAGCTTAATTACTTTAAGGGAATTTTTGGTGGCTATCCTGTCTTTCCTCAAGTGAAAAGTCTTCGTATGTTTATGGATGAATACAATAACAAGCAAAGACGTGACCTTGATCGCTACATCATAATTTCTAATGAAGAAATTAGAAGTAATATCATTAGAGAACTTAAAACTCAGTGGGAACAAGTTACTAAGCACAGAGTAGAAACTCAAAAGTCGGTACTTCAAAATACCCTTGATGAATTGAATAAGTTTTCAACTGAAAAGTATGGCCAAGGTAATTATGGAATCCTTCCGCTACGCTCAGGTACAGGTTCGGTATTTGCCCTAACACCCGTTCCAAATAATCTGACTTCAACATTTAAGACAACTGTCGAAGAAGTTTTTCCTGTTAAATATGAACTACCTGAAAGTAGTGAATTAGGAGACTACACTTTCTTCTCTAATAATTGTGCTGGAGCACTTGTTAATTTTCTAAAGCAAGTTGGTTATCCATATCATAAGAAGATGGGCTTTAAAGGACGTATTCCTCTAGCTCTTCCAGATTATTTGCAAAGGGCCTTAATTAACCCATACCCTATTATTAAGATTCACTCTCTAAGAGAGCTTAAAGATAAAGTAGCTAATATTCTTGAGTTAAAAGATGAGACATATCTGCAATACGATATCGACACAGCTCAAGTAAAGAAACTACAGAAAAAACTTAGCCTTAATGAGTTTAGAAAACTTAATGAAATCGCAACTCTTGATTTAGAAGCTTTCAAGTATTATGCATCTCAAATTCAAGAAACGAAGTCCATTTCATTTGACGAGCTTCATGGCATTACTAAAGCACCAGATGCACTTTATGAAATATGCAATAACTCTAAATGTGAACAAGATGTGATTAAAGGACTAGAAGAGTTTTACGGGACAGGTAGCTTTTCTAAGATCAAAGAGATTAATAAAGAGAAATCTCTAAAGTCCATCACAAGATGGAAGCGAGATCACGACACAAAAAGAAGAGAGAGAGTCATCACTCGCCCTTACAAAGGTTTATTAGTTAATAAGAAAATATTAGATCATCAAAAGAGATTCTACCTACTCGATTCGAGGTGGTAG